The Chryseobacterium geocarposphaerae genome window below encodes:
- a CDS encoding glycoside hydrolase family 97 protein, which produces MIKISYLSILLFFLTGISCFAQVAEISSPDGKLKLNIFSENGKALYNVSFQGKMMLEKSPLGLVTNESDFSKNLKFSDNKKDKVSKTYSNEKIKKSQVSYTANTLTVNFTNADNFNMGIEFQVSNNNVAFRYEIQPMKDRLSAVVQSEITGYRFPSQTTTFLSPMMKPMTGFARTAPSYESGYKVDTELGTKADYGYVFPGLFHVGNDGWILLSETGVNSLYCASHLDTTSEKSLYQVAYPNMAENNGFGSSGAAISLPGKTPWRTITIGDSLKPIVETTIPFDVVEPMYEPSQKYSFGKSTWSWILWQDNSMNYEDQSLFIDLASKLGYEYILIDALWDKNIGKERMKDLIQYAKSKNVGVLLWYNSNGAANDAPMGPRNKMSSSIERKKEMKWLKDIGVKGLKVDFFGGDKQETMRLYEDILSDANDFGLKIIFHGATLPRGWEVMYPNYAGSEAVLASEMLYFSEDVRKQEAFFAALHPFIRNTVGSMEFGGTFLNKYLTKSNKDKNKRHTTDSFQLATAVLFQNPVQMFAVMPNNLTDAPNFQLNFMKEIPTLWDETVFIDGYPGKYSIIARRHQNQWYVAGINAEKNIKKLKINLPMFAGKTVKLINDDAQGNSSEKEVKVNAKGELNVEIQPSGGFVLRN; this is translated from the coding sequence ATGATTAAAATATCCTACCTATCAATATTGTTGTTTTTCCTGACCGGAATTTCATGTTTTGCACAAGTCGCAGAAATCTCAAGTCCTGATGGAAAATTAAAGCTGAATATCTTTTCTGAAAACGGAAAAGCCCTTTACAACGTTAGTTTTCAGGGAAAAATGATGTTGGAAAAATCACCTTTAGGCTTAGTTACCAATGAATCTGATTTTTCTAAAAATCTGAAATTCAGTGACAATAAAAAAGATAAAGTTTCCAAAACGTATTCTAACGAAAAAATCAAAAAATCACAAGTCAGTTATACAGCTAATACTTTGACAGTCAATTTCACCAATGCAGATAATTTCAATATGGGAATTGAATTTCAGGTGAGTAATAATAATGTCGCTTTCAGATATGAAATTCAGCCGATGAAAGACCGTTTGAGCGCGGTTGTTCAGTCAGAAATTACAGGTTACAGATTTCCGTCTCAAACCACAACTTTCCTTTCCCCGATGATGAAGCCGATGACGGGCTTTGCCAGAACCGCTCCAAGCTACGAAAGCGGTTATAAAGTTGATACAGAATTAGGAACAAAAGCAGATTATGGTTATGTTTTTCCCGGATTATTCCATGTCGGAAACGACGGCTGGATTTTACTGTCTGAAACCGGCGTAAACAGTCTCTACTGTGCTTCCCATTTGGATACGACTTCAGAAAAAAGCCTTTATCAGGTTGCTTATCCGAATATGGCTGAAAACAATGGTTTTGGAAGCTCCGGAGCAGCAATTTCTCTTCCCGGAAAAACGCCTTGGAGAACCATTACAATTGGTGATTCATTGAAACCAATTGTTGAGACAACGATTCCTTTTGATGTGGTTGAGCCAATGTATGAGCCTTCGCAGAAATACAGTTTCGGAAAATCCACATGGAGCTGGATTTTGTGGCAGGATAACAGTATGAATTACGAAGACCAGAGTCTCTTTATTGATTTAGCATCAAAACTTGGTTATGAATACATTTTAATTGATGCGCTTTGGGACAAAAATATTGGAAAAGAACGAATGAAAGACCTCATTCAATACGCAAAATCCAAAAATGTCGGGGTGTTACTTTGGTACAATTCCAATGGCGCTGCGAATGATGCTCCGATGGGACCAAGAAACAAAATGAGTTCCTCCATCGAACGAAAAAAAGAAATGAAATGGTTGAAAGATATCGGTGTAAAAGGACTGAAAGTCGATTTCTTCGGTGGCGACAAGCAAGAAACGATGCGCCTTTACGAAGATATTCTTTCCGATGCCAATGATTTTGGATTAAAAATTATTTTCCACGGAGCCACTTTGCCGAGAGGTTGGGAAGTGATGTATCCGAATTATGCAGGAAGCGAAGCCGTTTTAGCCTCAGAAATGCTGTATTTTTCAGAAGATGTCCGCAAACAGGAAGCTTTTTTTGCGGCTTTGCATCCGTTCATCAGGAACACGGTCGGAAGTATGGAATTTGGAGGGACGTTCCTCAACAAATATTTGACAAAATCCAATAAGGATAAAAATAAACGGCATACAACAGATAGCTTCCAATTGGCGACGGCTGTACTCTTTCAAAATCCGGTTCAGATGTTTGCCGTAATGCCTAATAATCTGACTGATGCTCCGAATTTTCAATTGAATTTTATGAAAGAAATCCCGACACTTTGGGATGAAACGGTATTCATTGACGGATATCCCGGAAAATATTCTATCATTGCCAGAAGACATCAGAACCAATGGTATGTGGCAGGAATTAATGCGGAAAAAAACATTAAAAAACTGAAAATAAACCTCCCGATGTTTGCCGGAAAAACAGTGAAATTGATCAATGATGATGCACAAGGAAATTCATCAGAAAAAGAAGTGAAAGTGAATGCAAAAGGCGAGCTTAATGTAGAAATTCAGCCGAGTGGAGGGTTTGTTTTGAGAAATTAA
- a CDS encoding SGNH/GDSL hydrolase family protein, with the protein MCFKSLYIFIISGFLFSCSSSQSLEKQSSKDRWLTTWATAPQLVEPNNLPPEPGLSGNTLRQIVRVSVGGKKLRLRFSNKYSMDSLEVKAVSIAVPSNSCNVNANTIRSLTFEKKNNFKIAPGADIYSDELNFDLKSNSLLAITISYAKVTQSITGHPGSRTTSFIVNGKQSNVAAFKNPVKTDHWYSLFNIDVKTAKPSYAVAIMGNSITDGRGSGTNRQNRWPDILSQRLLANPNTHNVSVLNFGIGGNCVVRGGLGPTALDRFDYNILNQQGVKWLIILEGVNDLGGTRNAEDASKRAEELIAAYQVMIDKAHANGIKVYGATILPFAKSFYDKPFRIEAWKKVNDWIRNSGKYDAVIDFAKHMQSENPEVILNDMHDHDFLHPNEAGYRRMGEFVDLNLFKN; encoded by the coding sequence ATGTGTTTCAAAAGCTTATATATCTTCATCATTTCGGGATTTTTGTTTTCCTGTTCCTCTTCACAGAGCCTGGAAAAGCAATCGTCCAAAGATCGGTGGCTCACTACATGGGCAACGGCTCCCCAATTGGTGGAACCGAATAATCTTCCGCCGGAACCGGGACTGTCTGGGAACACTCTTCGCCAGATTGTCCGTGTATCTGTGGGTGGGAAAAAATTGCGGTTACGTTTTTCCAACAAATATTCCATGGATAGCCTGGAGGTAAAAGCCGTTTCTATTGCCGTGCCATCCAATAGCTGTAATGTGAACGCAAACACCATCAGATCATTAACGTTTGAGAAGAAAAACAATTTTAAAATTGCTCCCGGAGCTGATATTTATTCTGATGAACTGAACTTTGATCTGAAATCTAATTCCCTTTTGGCTATTACGATTTCTTACGCAAAAGTAACTCAATCCATCACCGGGCATCCCGGTTCAAGAACAACATCTTTTATTGTTAACGGTAAGCAAAGCAATGTTGCTGCATTTAAAAATCCTGTAAAAACGGATCATTGGTATTCGCTTTTTAATATTGATGTTAAGACTGCGAAACCCTCGTATGCGGTTGCTATTATGGGAAATTCCATTACGGACGGAAGAGGATCGGGAACCAACAGACAGAACCGTTGGCCGGATATTCTTTCGCAGCGGTTATTGGCTAATCCTAACACTCACAATGTAAGTGTCCTTAATTTTGGGATCGGCGGGAATTGTGTAGTGCGCGGTGGTTTAGGCCCAACAGCACTCGATCGTTTCGATTATAACATCCTTAATCAACAGGGTGTAAAATGGCTTATCATTCTGGAGGGCGTGAATGACCTGGGAGGAACAAGAAATGCCGAAGATGCTTCCAAAAGAGCAGAGGAGCTGATTGCCGCTTACCAGGTGATGATCGACAAAGCACATGCTAATGGAATCAAAGTGTATGGAGCAACAATTCTACCTTTCGCAAAGTCGTTTTACGACAAACCTTTCCGTATTGAGGCCTGGAAAAAAGTAAACGACTGGATCAGGAACAGCGGGAAATATGATGCCGTCATCGATTTTGCAAAACATATGCAGAGTGAAAATCCTGAGGTCATCTTAAACGATATGCACGATCATGATTTTCTTCATCCCAATGAAGCCGGCTACAGGAGAATGGGAGAATTTGTCGATCTGAACTTATTTAAAAATTAA
- a CDS encoding glycosyl hydrolase 115 family protein yields the protein MNFTKSISLFLTLLFIFFVKAADPFISFAKTANSVVLKERNSGLMLFSDSDSDKGILRAVANLQSDFQKVTGVQPSLISQSSGANGMLIIIGEVGKSKTIDALIKTKKIDGNSIKGKNEKFIIQNISNPFPGVSEAIVIAGSDKRGTIYGIYEMSQQIGVSPWYYWADVPVEKKENLYFKKGIYTDGEPAVEYRGIFLNDEEPSLGGWARATFGGINSKFYEKVFELILRMKGNYIWPAMWGKAFYDDDVLNGPLANEMGIVMGTSHHEPMAQAQTDWHRYIKKNNLPNVWDYSKNEKVLQEFWKLGLERSKNWEKLVTVGMRGDGDEAMGEGTNISLLEKIVKDQRKIIADVTGKKAEKTPQVWALYKEVQDYYDKGMRVPDDVILLFCDDNWGNVRKLPDLSKPLHKGGYGMYYHFDYVGGPRNSKWINISPIQRVWEQMNLSYEHKVDKVWVVNVGDLKPMEFPISFFLDMAWNPKQFNSKNLLKYTEKWAAQQFGEKYAKEIARMINLYSKYNRRVTPETLNSKTFSLENYHEFETVLNDYRSLAIDALHLKEQIPAEYQDAYYQLVLYPIDACSNLYEMYYAVAKNRELAAKYDLKANYYADRVKECFERNAYLDYKYNHEIAGGKWQHMMDQMKIGYKTWADGKENIMPEVTYVYDDNASKEKVFQEKNGYVSIEAENFARNNNSDRIHWEVIPDFGKTKSGVTTFPQNAYPKADENIYLEYDMNFESKGEFEVQLLLAPTLNFNHNKGLRYEISFDGGTPQVVNFNGHYKGELGRWQSEHIIKSTTKHQISQPGKHTLRFRVLEPGIVLEKILINTGGLQPTYLGAPESEILH from the coding sequence ATGAATTTTACAAAAAGCATTTCGTTGTTCCTTACGTTGTTGTTTATATTTTTTGTAAAAGCAGCCGACCCTTTTATTTCTTTTGCTAAGACGGCAAATTCGGTGGTATTGAAAGAGCGTAATTCAGGTTTGATGCTGTTTTCAGATAGCGATTCGGACAAAGGAATTCTGCGTGCGGTTGCGAATCTTCAATCTGATTTTCAAAAAGTAACAGGGGTTCAGCCTAGTCTTATTTCCCAAAGTTCCGGGGCGAACGGAATGCTAATCATTATTGGTGAAGTTGGGAAAAGCAAAACCATTGATGCTTTAATTAAAACTAAAAAAATTGATGGAAATTCAATCAAGGGAAAGAATGAAAAATTTATCATTCAAAATATCAGCAATCCGTTTCCCGGCGTTTCCGAAGCGATTGTGATTGCAGGAAGCGACAAACGCGGAACAATTTACGGAATCTACGAAATGTCGCAGCAAATCGGGGTTTCGCCTTGGTATTATTGGGCGGATGTTCCGGTTGAGAAAAAAGAAAATCTATACTTTAAAAAAGGAATTTACACCGACGGAGAACCTGCGGTAGAATATCGTGGCATTTTCCTGAATGATGAAGAACCTTCACTGGGAGGATGGGCAAGAGCAACGTTTGGAGGAATCAATTCTAAATTTTATGAAAAAGTTTTTGAGTTGATTCTTCGAATGAAAGGCAATTACATCTGGCCTGCAATGTGGGGAAAAGCGTTTTATGATGACGACGTTTTGAACGGACCTTTAGCCAACGAAATGGGAATTGTGATGGGAACTTCGCACCACGAACCGATGGCTCAGGCTCAAACCGATTGGCATCGATACATCAAAAAAAATAATTTGCCGAATGTCTGGGATTATTCTAAAAATGAGAAAGTTTTGCAGGAATTCTGGAAATTGGGGTTAGAAAGAAGCAAAAACTGGGAAAAACTCGTAACTGTCGGAATGCGCGGCGACGGCGATGAAGCGATGGGAGAGGGAACTAATATTTCCTTACTTGAAAAAATCGTGAAAGACCAGCGAAAAATTATTGCTGACGTAACAGGAAAAAAAGCGGAGAAAACGCCTCAGGTTTGGGCTTTGTACAAAGAAGTTCAGGATTATTACGACAAAGGAATGCGCGTTCCGGACGATGTTATTCTGTTGTTCTGTGATGACAACTGGGGAAATGTGAGAAAACTTCCGGACCTTTCAAAACCTTTACACAAAGGCGGTTACGGGATGTATTACCACTTCGATTATGTGGGCGGACCGAGAAATTCAAAATGGATTAATATCAGTCCGATTCAGAGAGTTTGGGAACAGATGAATCTTTCTTACGAACATAAAGTGGATAAGGTTTGGGTTGTCAATGTCGGGGATTTAAAACCGATGGAATTCCCAATCAGCTTTTTCCTGGATATGGCTTGGAATCCAAAGCAATTCAATTCGAAAAATCTTTTGAAATACACTGAAAAATGGGCGGCACAGCAATTTGGTGAAAAATATGCTAAGGAAATTGCAAGAATGATCAACCTTTATTCGAAATACAACCGTCGTGTAACGCCTGAAACACTGAATAGCAAAACATTCAGTCTGGAAAATTATCATGAATTCGAAACCGTTTTAAATGATTACAGATCTTTGGCTATTGATGCATTGCATTTGAAAGAACAAATTCCTGCTGAATATCAGGATGCTTATTATCAGCTGGTTTTATATCCGATTGATGCATGCAGCAATTTGTATGAAATGTATTATGCTGTTGCCAAAAACAGGGAATTGGCTGCCAAATATGATCTAAAAGCAAATTATTATGCCGATAGAGTAAAAGAATGTTTTGAAAGAAATGCTTATTTGGATTATAAATACAACCATGAGATTGCCGGTGGAAAGTGGCAGCATATGATGGATCAGATGAAAATAGGATATAAAACCTGGGCAGACGGAAAAGAAAATATAATGCCTGAAGTTACCTATGTATATGATGATAATGCTTCAAAAGAGAAAGTATTTCAAGAGAAAAACGGTTATGTTTCCATTGAGGCGGAAAATTTTGCACGAAATAATAATTCAGACCGAATCCATTGGGAAGTGATTCCTGATTTTGGAAAGACAAAATCCGGTGTAACGACTTTCCCTCAAAATGCTTATCCGAAAGCTGATGAAAATATTTATCTGGAATATGATATGAATTTTGAATCCAAAGGTGAATTTGAAGTCCAGCTGTTATTAGCACCAACTTTGAATTTTAATCATAACAAAGGACTGCGCTATGAGATTTCCTTTGATGGCGGAACTCCGCAGGTTGTCAATTTCAACGGTCATTACAAAGGGGAATTGGGAAGATGGCAGTCTGAACATATCATTAAATCCACAACCAAACATCAGATTTCTCAACCTGGAAAACATACGCTGCGATTCAGAGTGCTTGAGCCGGGAATCGTGCTTGAAAAAATATTGATCAATACAGGAGGTTTACAGCCTACTTATCTGGGTGCACCCGAAAGTGAAATTCTTCACTAA